From Sporosarcina sp. Te-1, the proteins below share one genomic window:
- a CDS encoding type III pantothenate kinase, whose translation MILVLDTGNTNIVLGVYEQGELKYHWRMETYRHKTEDEYAMSVKALFSHVGLEFSDINGIIISSVVPPVMFPLEQMCRKYFDIRPLIVGPGVKTGLNIKYENPREVGADRIVNAVAAIHEYGDPLIIVDFGTATTYCYVNEKGEYMGGAIAPGVGISMEALFDRASKLPRVELVRPEQVIGKNTVAAMQSGIVYGYVGQVEGIVGRIKAQSKVEPKVIATGGLADLIASETDVIDVVDSFLTLKGLHLIYERNV comes from the coding sequence ATGATCTTAGTGTTGGATACAGGAAATACAAATATCGTACTAGGCGTTTATGAGCAAGGCGAATTGAAATATCATTGGCGTATGGAAACCTATCGCCATAAAACGGAAGATGAATATGCGATGTCGGTAAAGGCTCTATTTTCCCATGTTGGATTGGAGTTTAGCGATATTAATGGAATCATCATCTCTTCCGTCGTCCCGCCGGTCATGTTCCCGTTGGAACAAATGTGCCGGAAATACTTTGATATTCGTCCGTTGATCGTCGGACCTGGCGTCAAAACAGGGTTGAATATCAAGTATGAAAATCCACGCGAAGTGGGGGCAGACCGGATTGTCAATGCGGTTGCTGCGATTCATGAGTACGGGGATCCGCTCATCATCGTCGATTTTGGAACAGCAACGACGTATTGTTATGTCAATGAGAAAGGCGAGTATATGGGAGGCGCCATCGCGCCCGGCGTCGGCATCTCGATGGAAGCACTTTTTGACCGTGCGTCAAAACTTCCCCGTGTCGAGCTGGTGCGTCCAGAACAGGTGATTGGAAAAAACACGGTCGCTGCCATGCAATCGGGAATTGTCTACGGCTATGTGGGACAAGTTGAGGGTATCGTCGGCCGGATCAAGGCACAAAGTAAAGTGGAGCCAAAAGTTATTGCGACTGGCGGGTTGGCGGACTTGATTGCGAGCGAGACCGATGTCATCGATGTTGTCGATAGTTTCTTGACGTTAAAAGGACTTCATTTGATTTATGAGCGAAATGTGTAA
- the hslO gene encoding Hsp33 family molecular chaperone HslO, with the protein MSDYLIRALAFDNTIRAYAVRSTETVSEAQRRHYTWPTATAALGRSMTATVMMGTMLKGEEKLTVKIEGNGPLGPIVADANAKGEVRGYATHPQTHFDLNDKGKLDVRRAVGTEGMLTVVKDLGLRDYFTGQVPLVSGEIAEDFTQYFVVSEQVPSAVGLGVLVNPDNTVKAAGGFIIQVMPGATDETISELEKRISTVEPISKLIDRGLTPEEILQEVLGHDNVEVIDRMPVAFSCNCSRERFGNAIIGLGEKEIRDMIEEDGQAEAECHFCLEKYLYTKEDLEGFIDEIRSQA; encoded by the coding sequence ATGAGTGATTATTTGATCAGGGCGCTGGCATTTGATAATACGATCCGTGCCTATGCAGTCCGTTCGACTGAAACAGTTAGCGAAGCGCAACGCCGCCATTATACTTGGCCGACGGCGACTGCTGCGTTAGGCCGCTCCATGACGGCGACAGTCATGATGGGCACTATGTTGAAAGGTGAAGAGAAGCTGACGGTTAAAATTGAAGGGAATGGCCCTCTTGGACCGATTGTTGCCGATGCCAATGCAAAAGGTGAAGTACGTGGTTACGCGACGCATCCACAGACCCACTTTGATTTGAATGACAAGGGCAAGCTCGATGTCCGCCGTGCTGTTGGAACAGAGGGTATGCTGACTGTCGTGAAGGACCTTGGGCTTCGCGATTATTTCACAGGGCAGGTGCCGCTCGTTTCCGGAGAGATTGCGGAGGATTTTACACAGTATTTTGTCGTGTCCGAGCAAGTGCCGTCTGCAGTTGGGTTGGGTGTCCTTGTGAATCCGGACAATACCGTGAAAGCGGCTGGCGGATTCATTATCCAAGTGATGCCGGGTGCAACGGATGAAACAATCAGCGAATTGGAGAAGCGCATTTCTACCGTGGAGCCAATCTCAAAATTAATCGACCGGGGATTGACGCCAGAAGAGATTCTTCAGGAAGTGCTCGGGCATGATAATGTGGAAGTGATTGACCGCATGCCGGTCGCTTTCAGCTGCAATTGTTCCAGAGAACGTTTTGGCAATGCGATTATCGGCCTTGGAGAAAAAGAAATCCGGGACATGATTGAAGAAGACGGCCAAGCGGAAGCGGAATGCCACTTCTGTCTGGAAAAATATTTGTACACTAAAGAAGACCTGGAAGGTTTTATTGATGAAATACGGTCACAGGCGTGA
- a CDS encoding peptidyl-prolyl cis-trans isomerase: MKYGHRREPQGAAHPTKRRLKAKPLLIVIGILLFTNLLWFIGWLIPDKRPIEATEEVASVAGKPITRADWLRAMEKKVGRDVLLELVNERVMEEAAKKYGIKVSDDEINLELALITVVDGQTHSGLDVEETRQKLRSNLILEKVLTNDVVITDKTVKAYYEENESLYNIQTAYRTAAIFLPTEEEAEKTMEELEKGSDFNALAKERSTDLASASLGGDLGYLNASSETVDEAIIKALPTVKEGGTSDVIRLQTGTYAVIQVKEIIDGRSFSYEEVKDHIRRELALEQLSQSVAPEAFWKEFDAEWFYGK, from the coding sequence ATGAAATACGGTCACAGGCGTGAACCGCAGGGTGCGGCCCATCCGACAAAGCGGAGGCTGAAGGCAAAGCCTTTGCTGATTGTAATCGGGATTTTGCTGTTCACGAACTTGCTATGGTTCATCGGGTGGTTGATTCCCGATAAACGGCCGATCGAAGCGACGGAAGAAGTCGCTTCGGTCGCCGGCAAGCCAATCACACGGGCAGACTGGCTGCGGGCGATGGAGAAGAAGGTGGGCCGTGATGTGTTGCTGGAGCTGGTGAATGAACGGGTAATGGAAGAAGCGGCAAAGAAGTATGGAATTAAAGTGTCCGACGATGAAATCAATTTAGAACTCGCGCTCATTACGGTTGTAGATGGGCAAACCCATTCAGGCTTGGATGTGGAGGAGACAAGACAAAAACTCCGATCCAATCTCATCTTGGAAAAAGTGTTGACGAATGATGTGGTCATTACGGATAAAACGGTCAAGGCGTACTATGAAGAAAATGAATCCTTATATAACATCCAAACGGCTTATCGGACCGCCGCCATCTTCTTGCCAACCGAAGAAGAAGCTGAAAAGACGATGGAGGAGTTAGAAAAGGGATCCGATTTCAATGCCCTTGCTAAAGAACGTTCCACGGATTTGGCCTCTGCCAGTCTGGGCGGGGATTTAGGGTACTTGAACGCCTCTTCTGAAACAGTGGATGAAGCGATTATTAAAGCCCTCCCAACTGTCAAGGAAGGCGGCACAAGTGATGTCATCCGTTTACAAACCGGTACATATGCAGTAATTCAAGTGAAGGAAATCATTGACGGGCGTTCTTTTTCCTATGAGGAAGTGAAAGATCATATCCGGAGAGAACTCGCGCTTGAACAATTATCCCAGTCTGTGGCTCCGGAAGCGTTCTGGAAAGAATTTGACGCCGAATGGTTTTATGGAAAATGA